TACTTGCCATGATCAAGCCTTCCTTCACTTACCTCTCAAGATCCACAACTCCCTACAGAATGAAAGGGAAATTTTGCCATGTGAAGGTTATTTCTAACAGAACAGGAAGCACAGCAGTGGTAATGAATCTTAATTTATAAAGTTTGTTCACTAAAACCAACAGAGGTATAATAcaaatttttcttaaaagagaTCTGTAACCAGTTTTATTGTAGAAATAACACCTTTACAGCATTTActtctcactggtttgttcTGGCATGCTTCTAATGATGTCAGAGTCACCTGTAAAACAAAAATGTACAGTTAAGAGGTTGCACAGAAAGATGATTTtaggaataaaaataagaaaaaaacccacccataAAACCACCACAGTGAttctagaaaaagaaaacaacttaaAGGCAACAGATAGCCTGCTTAGGAAAAAAGCAAGTAATTTTGATGGATTGATAAAAAAATACTTGTAACTGTGTTTTTCTAATCCAAATAGAGTATTTTCCAGTAATTATGCACCTGTCACCAGCATTTACAAAGCCAGTACTAGAACCACAATCTAGTCCTGGAGGACACAATGCATAGTTTTACTATAGCGAATGTCTAGCCTCCCCTGATCACAGAAATATCAGGACAGCGAGAATATTCGCATTGTTAGATACAGAGCATTAGGATTTACTTGCAGCTCCcaccccacccaaaaccaaaccttaaagtgacattttgaaaattaaGTTTACAGCTACTAGTTGAATACAAGCAAGCTAAATAAAGTTTTCTGAAGAACTAGGAAATTCAAATCATTGTGACTTAGGGAACAGCTATTACTTGGTTTAAGTTATTACAGAAATCATTAAACCTATGTGTATGCATTCTGGTCAACAGAACAAGGGATTGAGTCTTCTCTTAAAACATTCTGGAAAGAGGATGGGAAGTCACCTACTTAGCATTCTATATAAGGAATTTGAGCAACTCTCTGGGACAAAGAATGCTACCAAACCACAGTAATTACATACAAACTTAGAGttttaaaatgaagtgtttAATATAATTTTCATCCCTTGATGAATATCCACCTGCCTATTAGTTATTTTTCTATGTATTATTCTGGGAAACCGGACAAGTCATAATCCTTTGTCTTAGATTAAGAACAGTGAAACAGGGCTGTTGTAAACAGCATATTGTGCAAGCTCAGTCCTAGCTTAGGGGTTCAGAAACAGGTCCCATACAGTTACTTCTCAGACATGGAAACCTCCCTACAGACTGACAAGTAGACAAAATGCTCACAGGGCTCAGCAGTAAAAGAGCTATGTGCAAGAGAAGCAGCAGTCCTTCCAGGTTCTAAGAACCTAGGCCTCACAAAAGAAGAACAGGATCTTGGTCAGAGGAAATTATAATTAAGTGTAAAACCTGATGGAAAAAGGCAGTAAAATGTGTCATCACTCCTACTCATTCCTTGCTCAGTACTGCTACTCACAGGAGAAGGGAGGATCCACAGACACCTCCTCATTTGGTCCCTACACTGTAGGTGGGAATTACCTGGGTCGATGATGGCCAGTGTGCACACTCTGTAGTATTTTCCGCATGCTGTGCCCAATTCAATGTTGTTCCCACTATAATGATGGACACCAGTCTTGGCAAGCATAGCGTAGTACTCAATCTCTGATTTTCTGAAATCCAAAAACTCAGTGTTAGCAGTACCCACAAACAATTCTGACTGACTGCAATACAGAGAGAGCAACTTTAACCCCTACCACACTTAAACCTTAAGATGCTTCTCCTTCCCACCCAGAGGAACACATCTGTTCCTTGCGAGGCAAAATCACCCTGGGGTTGTGGCTCAGGAACCTTTACCCAGACGTCTGCTGAAGGTTTGTAACAACAAACCCTTCAGGCTGCTCCTACACAGGCTCATTTCTACACGGTAAAAAGTTCCAGCACTTGCAGACCTCTGAAAGGCCATAGGAGCTGTGCCAAAGTGCATAAACTAAGAGAGTTAATGTTGATGCCCAGTGGTGGCCAGATGCTGAACAGAGATACAGCTGTTGCTAGTTGAGAAAGGAACtgtgtattttaatttaaaacaaaaagtccACCTATACTGCCCTCTCTTCTGACTTCCATTAGGAGAGTCTAGCAGTCAATGTTTCCTAAGCGCTTTTGGGATCCCCATTAATATTTGGGATTGCTGCCTACTGTAACAGTCCTACTATTTCTCAAGTATCTTATTTCTGGGTTTCACATTTACATTTTCGTGAGCCTGTTAATATCCCTTGACAACAGAAAGGGCCCAGATATTCAATGAGGAAAATGTCACGGTATTAGTAGAGATTACATTCTCAAAAAAGCAGTTTCACTGGCCAGGACCCCAAATTTATAACTAACTTCAATAGCAAACTGTGTGTGCTTCAAATATCTTAAATAAATTATCAGTTTTCCTAgctgtaaaattattttccaataCACTACTTTGGAAAAACATAGGAATTCAGCCTCATTACACCCTTAGTGAATGCTATCAAGTGTGAAAAGCTTCCAGTACTTTATCTAGTGCAAACTCCTTGAATTAGAAAGCTAGAAAAATACCAGGAAGCATTTCGACACTTCTAGACATGAAATCATTACGCAGCAAATTACCTGTCACTTTTATTTCAGAGCACTCTAGGATATGCCAGCAAAGTCCTCTGTTTTAAGTCATTGGAGAAATTAGCATAAAGCACAAAATGCATTTGTACAAAGAGCCcattttagaattattttctcacaCATCTGCTTACCTCAAAGCAGGACAGTTGTTGGCAAGGATGACCAACTTGGCCTTGCCCTGACGAATCATTTTCAGGGTCTGTTTGTACCCAAGCACATATTTGCCACTTTTCATAACCAGCTGAAGCCTGGAGTTGATGGACTCCAGGGActttttctgaagaagaagtaaaaaagCATTATTGTGTTACTTCACAATTTTCAAAACAATGGAGAACAttaaaaattaaggaaatttCAAATATATGCATTTTTTATAATCTCCCTATAATCTGAAACATGGAATAAGAAAAGCCAATCAGTTACTTGAGTATAAGAAAGCTTATGGATAAGGGCGTTGTTGATACTGTGTTTTCACAAGTTCATAAAGTTCTTTCTTACCCCCATCTCTCACAATAGGAAGATACATCTCAAAGCACTGTTGCTGCTATCTACATCAATCAGTGACATCTGCGTATATCCGACGGGCTCTTGTCAAGCTCAGTTGGTCAAGGCCAAGTAAATACCACTTCTGCCTTGCAAATCTAAGACAGGTTTAATCTCTCTCTCCCCAGGGTGCACACTGACAACGTTATATGGGGCAGCAGAAAGAAGTGATTCTGTACAATACTAAACTGATATTACAACAGGTGAGCGTGATGCTCACGACAACAGATTAGGTGCATTTGCACAGACGAGGCCACCACCTTTGAACAAGAAACCCAAATCTGTCAGAGCCACTCTAAAGAAAGGCCAGAACATGGCAGGAAAGGCAAAACCTGAACTCCACCCGCACTAGGAACTCGGCACCACCTCAGGGTCTCTGCAAGCACCCCGGGACACCGCACGGGAGAGACCCGAGAACAGCGAGCCCGGCGGGAAGCGGCCGAGGGGCGCGGCCAGTGTCAGGAGGGCACGATCCGAGCTCTGAGGGACGCGACGAGCTGTGCCCAAgggccccccagcacccccggcCTCCAACCCAGGCCATGCCGGGGTCCCCCCACCGCAGCACGGCGCTGCCCGGACCCCCCCGCAACCACGTGCGCCCGGTGCGGCCCCGCTCTCACTCACCGTCTTCTTCGCGGCCACCATGTTGCTGCCTCGCGCGGGGTCGGGCGGTACCTGGAACAcagggggatggaggggagcgGTCAGAACCCGGCAGCAGCGCCCGCAGCGACCCCCGCGCCCCCGGCCCGACCCCGCTCACCGCAGACGCGCCGCCAAGATGGCCGGGCCGCCAGAAAGGAGCGagctcccagcaagccccgcgCGAACCCCACAGCAGCTCTCGCGAGAGCCGCGCGCAcgctcccggccccggcccACGGCGGCCGccccggagggggcggggcgggaCCGGACTGAACGGGGGCGGGCACTGTGTGCATGTGGGCGGGGCCTGGCTGAACGAGGGAGGAGGCCTGGCGTGTGTGGGCGGGGCTCGGCTGAGGGCCGGGGCGCGGCtgagggccggggcggggctcGGCTGAGGGGCCGGGCTCGGCtgagggccggggcggggctcggctgcggggcggggcggggctcgGCTGCGGGGCGGGGCTCGGCTGAGGGGCCGGGCTCGGCTGAGGGCCGGGGCGCGGCtgagggccggggcggggctcggctgaggggcggggcggggctcgGCTGAGGGACGGGGCGGGGCTCggctgcggggcggggcggggctcgGCTGCGGGGCGGGGCTCGGctgaggggcggggcggggctcggctgaggggcggggcggggctcgGCTGAGGGACGGGGCGGGGCTCGGCTGAGGGACGGGGCGGGGCTCGGctgaggggcggggcggggctcgGCTGAGGGACGGGGCTCGGCTGAGGGACGGGGCTCGGCTGAGGGACGGGGCTCGGCTGAGGGACGGGGCTCGGCTGAGGGGCGGGCTCGGCTGGTGTGTCCGGCCGGCTGActgctcctgccttttctcATCTCCGCCGTCTCCCTCCTAAAAGCAGAGCGGCTTTGAACGCGTGTTTCACATCACAGCCTAGCGGAAGGTTACAGGCGCTCATGAGAGAAGAGCCGTAGCGGCCTGAGCCTCTCattatggaatcacagaatggcctgggttgctaggggccttaaagctcatctagttccagccccgCTGCCGTGCCATCTTCCggtagaccaggttgctcagagccccatccagcctggccttgaac
This genomic interval from Aphelocoma coerulescens isolate FSJ_1873_10779 chromosome 2, UR_Acoe_1.0, whole genome shotgun sequence contains the following:
- the RPL30 gene encoding large ribosomal subunit protein eL30; the encoded protein is MVAAKKTKKSLESINSRLQLVMKSGKYVLGYKQTLKMIRQGKAKLVILANNCPALRKSEIEYYAMLAKTGVHHYSGNNIELGTACGKYYRVCTLAIIDPGDSDIIRSMPEQTSEK